Proteins encoded by one window of Deinococcus yavapaiensis KR-236:
- the rpmB gene encoding 50S ribosomal protein L28 — translation MAKKCFVTGKSSMVVNSVTRRGKAKAQGGVGRKTTGISKRRQHANLQKKTVLVDGEVKRVWISTKALRRLPENIQIL, via the coding sequence ATGGCGAAAAAGTGCTTCGTTACGGGCAAGAGCAGCATGGTCGTGAACAGCGTCACTCGACGCGGTAAAGCCAAGGCGCAAGGTGGCGTGGGTCGCAAGACCACGGGCATCTCCAAGCGTCGTCAGCACGCGAACTTGCAAAAGAAGACCGTCCTCGTGGACGGCGAAGTCAAGCGCGTGTGGATTTCCACGAAGGCGCTGCGTCGCCTTCCCGAGAACATCCAAATTCTCTGA
- a CDS encoding LptF/LptG family permease, producing the protein MPRLAWSIAREVVPLYAVGFLLFLLLSTTDLMSTIAGFMLRSQTPPLLALEFYVNYLPTILGRILPAAVVFAVLIAFGRMAKDSEFKAIAAAGVRPLSMLWPLGVIGLVVTGLTFVNANVIAPDSNVRMLSAWYRMYNSVPQVPNEKRYAHREGDSFFYAGTVQTDPKVATKALLQGILVQQTGVTYTASTGSWDAARQTWTLDGYWETRDGGSPTYVPQPREFKQGDVLRPATKPPEQLGLAQLRAKAADTSQDVRDLRAARFELYRRFADPFAALGFALAAGALGLLLPNRAWAFASVVLLILGTYIVWSLMPQLVRVGSISEMTAAWLPSVLLLLFALGMSWRLR; encoded by the coding sequence GTGCCGAGGCTCGCCTGGTCCATCGCCCGTGAAGTCGTGCCGCTGTACGCGGTCGGCTTCCTCCTCTTCCTGCTGCTTTCCACGACCGACCTCATGAGCACCATCGCGGGGTTCATGCTACGCAGCCAAACGCCGCCCCTGCTTGCCTTGGAGTTCTACGTGAACTACCTCCCGACGATTCTCGGGCGCATCCTTCCCGCCGCCGTCGTGTTCGCGGTGCTCATCGCGTTCGGACGCATGGCGAAGGACAGCGAGTTCAAGGCGATCGCGGCGGCGGGTGTCCGCCCTCTCAGCATGCTGTGGCCGCTCGGAGTCATCGGCCTCGTCGTGACCGGCCTGACGTTCGTCAACGCGAACGTCATCGCGCCCGACAGCAACGTTCGCATGCTCTCGGCTTGGTACCGCATGTACAACTCGGTGCCGCAAGTGCCCAACGAGAAACGCTACGCGCACCGCGAAGGCGATTCGTTCTTTTACGCGGGCACCGTCCAGACCGATCCCAAGGTCGCCACCAAAGCTTTGCTGCAAGGAATCCTCGTGCAGCAGACGGGCGTGACGTACACCGCGTCCACCGGCTCGTGGGACGCGGCTCGCCAGACGTGGACGCTCGACGGGTATTGGGAGACGCGCGACGGCGGATCCCCGACGTACGTGCCGCAGCCGCGTGAATTCAAGCAAGGCGACGTCTTGCGGCCCGCCACCAAGCCTCCCGAGCAACTCGGCCTCGCGCAGTTACGCGCCAAGGCCGCCGACACGTCGCAAGACGTGCGCGATCTGCGCGCCGCGCGCTTCGAGTTGTACCGACGCTTCGCCGATCCGTTCGCCGCGCTGGGATTCGCGCTCGCGGCGGGCGCCCTCGGATTGCTGCTGCCTAATCGCGCGTGGGCCTTCGCGAGCGTGGTGCTGCTGATCCTCGGAACGTACATCGTGTGGAGCCTCATGCCACAGCTCGTCCGGGTCGGCTCGATCTCCGAGATGACGGCGGCTTGGCTTCCGAGCGTGCTGCTGCTCCTCTTCGCGCTCGGCATGTCGTGGAGGCTGCGATGA
- a CDS encoding metal ABC transporter solute-binding protein, Zn/Mn family — MRPLPILTLLLLSAAAAQSAPLRVVATFSILGDFVRVVGGKRVNVSNLVPPNADVHTFQLSTGDIRALAGARVVFQNGSGFEPWFEQLRNTVDSKTRVVILTNGLSLRSASGGQGRADKDPHAWWNLDNTARYVDKIRDTLTSLDSAGRSVYASNAAAYVKRLRDLDAYAKRKVATLPAARRLLVTNHDALGYFADRYGFKLVGEVFPGRGTEQEPSARETARLIDAIGKTGVKAIFTENTVNPRLAQNIARETGAKIAPPLYTDALGSSGSSGDTFLKAFRFNVDTIVSALK; from the coding sequence ATGCGCCCCCTGCCTATCCTCACCCTGCTGCTGCTGAGCGCGGCCGCCGCGCAAAGCGCTCCGCTTCGCGTGGTCGCGACGTTCAGCATCCTCGGCGACTTCGTCCGGGTCGTCGGCGGCAAGCGCGTGAACGTCAGCAACCTCGTTCCCCCGAACGCGGACGTCCACACCTTCCAGCTCAGCACGGGCGACATTCGGGCGCTCGCCGGAGCGCGCGTCGTCTTTCAAAACGGCTCGGGCTTCGAACCTTGGTTCGAGCAGCTTCGCAACACCGTCGACTCGAAGACGCGCGTCGTCATCCTCACGAACGGCTTGTCGCTTCGAAGCGCCTCCGGTGGGCAGGGACGCGCCGACAAAGATCCGCACGCGTGGTGGAATTTGGACAACACGGCGCGCTACGTCGACAAAATTCGAGACACTTTGACGTCCCTCGATTCGGCGGGCCGATCGGTGTACGCATCCAACGCCGCCGCGTACGTCAAGCGACTTCGCGACCTCGATGCCTACGCCAAGCGCAAGGTCGCCACGTTGCCCGCCGCGCGACGTCTGCTCGTCACGAACCACGACGCCCTCGGCTACTTCGCCGACCGCTACGGCTTCAAGCTCGTCGGCGAAGTCTTCCCGGGACGTGGGACCGAGCAGGAGCCCAGCGCCCGTGAAACTGCCCGGCTCATCGACGCCATCGGCAAGACGGGCGTGAAGGCTATCTTCACCGAGAACACCGTCAATCCGCGCCTCGCGCAGAACATCGCCCGAGAGACGGGGGCGAAGATCGCGCCGCCCCTGTACACCGACGCGCTCGGTTCGAGCGGTTCGAGCGGCGACACGTTCCTCAAAGCCTTTCGCTTCAACGTCGACACGATCGTGAGCGCCCTCAAGTGA
- a CDS encoding metal ABC transporter ATP-binding protein, translated as MTAASALGTELFAARDLGVRYGSHVALEHATLSLHRGECVAIIGPNGAGKSTLLKALLGLVPTSDGTLAFDAAIAAKPRDAIAYVPQQQTLDWTFPLTVWDVAMMGRTGRLGWLRLPRGRDREIVKDALTATGVLNLARRPVSDLSGGQRQRVLLARMLAREADLLLLDEPLTGVDAATGAKVMALLREQAERGRGVLLVTHDLEEAARWADRLVLVNRRVVAQGIPSEVYTPSNVEATFSSSHLGHTHAEA; from the coding sequence GTGACCGCCGCGTCCGCTCTCGGCACCGAATTGTTCGCCGCGCGCGATCTCGGCGTTCGCTACGGATCACATGTGGCGCTCGAGCACGCCACGCTCTCGCTTCACCGTGGAGAGTGCGTCGCCATCATCGGGCCGAACGGAGCAGGGAAGAGCACGCTGCTCAAGGCCCTGCTCGGCCTCGTACCGACGAGCGACGGCACCCTCGCCTTCGACGCGGCGATCGCCGCCAAGCCGCGCGACGCCATCGCGTACGTGCCTCAGCAGCAGACTCTGGACTGGACGTTTCCCCTCACGGTGTGGGACGTCGCGATGATGGGCCGCACCGGACGCCTCGGCTGGCTGCGCTTGCCTCGCGGGCGCGACCGCGAGATCGTGAAGGACGCGCTGACGGCGACGGGAGTGCTGAACCTCGCGCGACGGCCCGTCTCCGACCTCAGCGGCGGCCAGCGCCAGCGCGTCCTGCTCGCGCGCATGCTGGCCCGCGAAGCGGACTTGCTGCTGCTCGACGAACCGCTCACCGGGGTCGACGCGGCGACCGGCGCGAAGGTAATGGCCTTGCTGCGCGAGCAGGCCGAGCGAGGTCGTGGCGTGCTGCTCGTCACGCACGACTTGGAGGAGGCCGCCCGCTGGGCCGACCGACTCGTGCTCGTCAACCGCCGCGTAGTCGCACAGGGCATCCCGAGCGAGGTGTACACGCCGAGCAACGTCGAAGCGACCTTCTCCAGCAGCCACCTCGGTCACACGCACGCGGAAGCTTGA
- a CDS encoding metal-dependent transcriptional regulator, producing MSRRLLSHAAEDYLKHLYLLGQDGKVSTQALAEALDVTPASVTGMLRKLAEQHLVTHASYQGASLTVEGERIALEILRHHRLLELYLHRALGYALDEVHDEAEKLEHVISEDFEARIADWLGHPTHDPHGDPIPSSTLELPPSDSQPLGSLAVGENAFVRRIPDETLLLRSLMSSGLTPSASVTVLRREEGLGTLTVRIDGVERTLALTIADRVLVTPAAVREGGVGA from the coding sequence ATGTCGCGCCGCCTTCTCTCCCACGCGGCCGAGGACTACCTCAAACACCTCTACCTCCTCGGTCAAGACGGTAAAGTCAGCACCCAAGCGCTCGCCGAAGCCCTCGACGTCACGCCCGCCTCGGTCACCGGGATGCTGCGCAAGCTCGCCGAGCAACACCTCGTCACGCACGCCTCCTACCAAGGCGCGAGCCTCACGGTGGAAGGCGAACGCATCGCCTTGGAGATCTTGCGCCACCACCGCCTGCTCGAACTCTACTTGCACCGCGCGCTCGGCTACGCCCTCGACGAAGTGCACGACGAAGCCGAGAAACTCGAGCACGTCATCAGCGAGGACTTCGAAGCGCGCATCGCCGACTGGCTCGGCCATCCGACCCACGATCCGCACGGCGATCCCATCCCGAGCTCCACCCTCGAACTGCCGCCGTCGGACTCGCAACCTCTCGGCAGCCTCGCCGTCGGCGAAAACGCCTTCGTGCGGCGCATTCCCGACGAAACCCTGCTGCTGCGCTCCCTGATGTCGAGCGGCCTCACGCCGAGCGCGAGCGTCACCGTCCTGCGCCGCGAGGAAGGACTCGGAACGCTCACCGTTCGCATCGACGGCGTCGAACGCACCCTCGCCCTCACCATCGCCGACCGCGTCCTCGTCACGCCCGCCGCCGTGCGCGAAGGCGGGGTGGGCGCGTGA
- a CDS encoding prolyl oligopeptidase family serine peptidase, with product MTITRLPYPSAPRGDQVDDYHGTTIPDPYRPLENPNSAETKAWVEAQNRLTFAYLAGIPERDRLRERLTALWNYPRNGVPWRRGGKLFRFKNTGLQNQDVLFVSDERGERELLDPNGFSDDGTASLRNLSVSRDGRFLAYAVSQGGSDWQTWFVRDVQTGEDLPDKLELSKFSGAAWLPDASGFYYGRYPAPSEGEALTSANYGQQLYLHRLGTPQAQDELVYERPDDPERGFHASVTHDGRYLVLTTWKGTSPKSLLAVRPLESTGDFVELVSSFEAMYAFVGSDGSTFYVQTDAKAPLGKLVSIDVTRPERGWQDVIAESEHKLVSVDLAQGELLALYEADATHRLRRFTRRGAFVADVELPALGTVTTVNTEPDESEAFFGFASFLFPTTSYRLDLAAGEATALETPAMPFDASRYETRQEFVVSKDGTRVPMFLVHKKGLALDGSSPTLLYGYGGFGVSLTPSFAVTRLPWLEMGGVLAVANLRGGGEYGETWHEAGTVHGKQNVFDDFIACAEHLVISGVTRPDKLAIQGGSNGGLLVGACMTQRPDLFGACLPAVGVLDMLRFHKFTIGWAWVSDYGSSDDPEQFETLLKYSPVHNVVPGTCYPPTFVTTGDHDDRVVPAHSYKFTAALQAAQGCDAPILIRVETKAGHGQGKPTKLIIEETADVLAFLVRALQLEL from the coding sequence GTGACGATCACCCGCCTTCCCTATCCCTCCGCGCCGCGTGGCGACCAGGTCGACGACTACCACGGCACCACCATCCCCGATCCTTACCGCCCGCTCGAAAATCCCAACAGCGCCGAGACGAAAGCGTGGGTGGAAGCGCAAAATCGCCTCACCTTCGCGTACCTCGCTGGCATTCCCGAGCGGGACCGCTTGCGCGAACGCCTCACGGCGTTGTGGAACTACCCGAGGAACGGCGTGCCGTGGCGACGCGGCGGCAAGCTCTTCCGCTTCAAGAACACCGGCTTGCAGAATCAGGACGTCCTGTTCGTTTCCGACGAGCGCGGTGAACGCGAACTTCTCGACCCGAACGGATTCAGCGACGACGGCACGGCGTCGCTGCGCAACCTCTCGGTGAGCCGAGACGGACGATTTCTCGCGTACGCCGTCAGCCAAGGAGGATCGGATTGGCAGACGTGGTTCGTGCGCGACGTCCAGACGGGTGAGGACCTGCCCGACAAGCTCGAGCTCAGCAAGTTCAGCGGGGCGGCGTGGTTGCCTGACGCGAGCGGCTTTTATTACGGTCGCTACCCCGCGCCGAGCGAAGGAGAAGCGCTGACGAGCGCGAACTACGGGCAGCAGTTGTACTTGCACCGTCTCGGCACGCCTCAAGCGCAAGACGAGCTCGTGTACGAGCGTCCCGACGATCCCGAGCGCGGCTTTCACGCGAGCGTCACGCACGACGGTCGCTACCTCGTTTTGACGACGTGGAAGGGCACGAGCCCGAAGAGCCTCCTCGCCGTTCGTCCCCTCGAGTCGACTGGTGACTTCGTGGAGCTCGTGTCGTCGTTCGAAGCGATGTACGCGTTCGTCGGAAGCGACGGCAGTACGTTCTACGTGCAGACGGACGCGAAGGCTCCGCTCGGAAAGCTCGTGTCGATCGACGTGACGCGGCCCGAGCGAGGCTGGCAGGACGTGATCGCCGAAAGCGAGCACAAGTTGGTGAGCGTCGACTTGGCGCAAGGCGAGCTCTTGGCGCTTTACGAGGCGGACGCGACGCACCGCTTGCGCCGCTTTACCCGCCGGGGTGCCTTCGTGGCCGACGTCGAATTGCCCGCCCTCGGCACCGTGACGACCGTCAACACCGAGCCCGACGAGTCCGAGGCTTTCTTCGGCTTCGCCTCCTTTCTCTTCCCGACGACTTCGTATCGCCTCGACCTCGCGGCGGGAGAAGCGACCGCGCTCGAAACGCCTGCGATGCCCTTCGACGCCTCGCGCTACGAGACGCGCCAAGAATTCGTGGTCAGCAAGGACGGCACGCGCGTCCCGATGTTCCTCGTGCACAAGAAGGGCTTGGCGCTCGACGGCTCGAGTCCGACCTTGCTGTACGGTTACGGAGGCTTCGGCGTCTCGCTCACGCCCAGCTTCGCCGTGACGCGCCTACCGTGGCTGGAGATGGGCGGCGTGCTCGCCGTGGCAAACTTGCGGGGCGGCGGCGAGTATGGCGAGACGTGGCACGAAGCGGGCACCGTGCACGGAAAGCAAAACGTCTTCGACGACTTCATCGCCTGTGCCGAGCACCTCGTCATCTCGGGCGTCACGCGCCCTGACAAGCTCGCCATTCAAGGAGGCAGCAACGGCGGCTTGCTCGTCGGCGCGTGCATGACGCAGCGCCCCGACTTGTTCGGCGCTTGCCTTCCGGCCGTGGGCGTGCTGGACATGCTGCGCTTCCATAAATTCACGATCGGTTGGGCGTGGGTGAGCGACTACGGCTCCAGCGACGATCCCGAGCAGTTCGAGACGTTGTTGAAGTACAGCCCTGTGCACAACGTCGTGCCGGGTACCTGCTATCCGCCGACGTTCGTCACGACCGGAGACCACGACGACCGCGTCGTCCCGGCCCACTCGTACAAGTTCACGGCGGCCTTGCAAGCCGCGCAAGGCTGCGACGCTCCGATCCTGATTCGCGTGGAGACGAAGGCGGGCCACGGGCAAGGCAAGCCGACGAAGTTGATCATCGAGGAAACGGCCGACGTCTTGGCGTTCCTCGTGCGCGCGCTTCAACTCGAGCTGTAA
- a CDS encoding serine hydrolase: MRHLHLVFTALLLSVASATTPTPPVAAPSAVAVTQRVGQHDGYTRLVLDLPITSPTYRVEPTSNGLRIVFDTLLSEAPAVTSREVKSARLSSEGSGSVWTIETFLPLNGAFQVSLIAGTGTSPEGARLVVDLGPGVLNATASTPATACVTSRTGVLTLSAPAAKNLTGELGLYVAVIDPVTAQPLRAIVRNADAQFPLASSYKGPLLWAVLREVDAGRLKLSDRLVTDDANRSLGAFPKGANDVATLLRLMISRSDNTATDLLHRRIGLEKPQLLADELGLCRTRLLLPTKTWWTAQAGLSKEFPRENLKNAAARFASAPREEQLKLARSLDATAKTLQANTVESALDRYFASKVYSPDIDRDTQNASTPFEFATLLAHEHLKSGLSLGAQEFLRDTLKLGCCEKRAFGPFSYFGGKGGSGWRILTMTGYLELPSGEHIVYAFMNHGSAKTVNTLSDIPAAFEWINTAIGQLVPQAAAKRSGAVQARRP; encoded by the coding sequence ATGCGTCATCTTCACCTCGTCTTTACCGCGCTGCTGTTGTCCGTCGCTTCGGCCACGACCCCCACGCCTCCCGTCGCCGCCCCCAGTGCCGTCGCCGTCACGCAACGTGTCGGGCAGCACGACGGCTACACCCGTCTCGTTCTCGATCTGCCGATCACGTCACCGACTTACCGCGTCGAGCCAACGTCGAACGGCCTGAGGATCGTGTTCGACACGCTTTTGAGCGAGGCGCCCGCCGTCACGAGCCGCGAAGTGAAATCCGCTCGGCTCTCGAGCGAAGGCAGCGGGTCGGTGTGGACCATCGAGACGTTCCTTCCGCTGAACGGCGCCTTCCAAGTTTCGCTGATCGCCGGGACGGGCACCTCGCCGGAAGGCGCGCGACTCGTAGTCGACCTCGGACCGGGCGTCCTGAACGCGACGGCGTCCACGCCAGCAACGGCGTGCGTCACGAGTCGTACGGGCGTTTTGACCTTGAGCGCACCCGCCGCCAAGAACCTCACGGGAGAACTCGGCCTGTACGTGGCCGTCATCGATCCTGTCACCGCCCAGCCTCTTCGAGCGATCGTGCGCAACGCGGACGCGCAGTTTCCCCTCGCGAGTTCGTACAAGGGCCCGTTGCTGTGGGCGGTGCTGCGCGAAGTGGACGCGGGACGCCTCAAGCTCTCGGATCGGCTCGTCACGGACGACGCCAACCGCAGCCTCGGCGCCTTTCCGAAGGGAGCGAACGATGTCGCGACCCTGCTGCGCCTCATGATTTCGCGCAGCGACAACACCGCGACGGACCTCTTGCATCGCCGCATCGGCCTCGAGAAGCCACAACTGCTCGCCGACGAGCTGGGGTTGTGCCGCACGAGGCTTCTGCTCCCCACCAAGACGTGGTGGACCGCGCAGGCGGGCCTCAGCAAGGAGTTTCCACGTGAGAACCTCAAGAACGCCGCCGCCCGTTTCGCGAGCGCGCCACGCGAAGAGCAGCTCAAGCTCGCCCGTTCCCTCGACGCGACCGCCAAGACGCTTCAGGCGAACACCGTGGAGTCGGCGCTGGACCGCTACTTCGCGAGCAAGGTGTACTCGCCCGACATCGACCGCGACACTCAAAACGCCTCCACGCCCTTCGAGTTCGCCACGCTCCTCGCTCACGAGCATCTCAAGAGCGGCCTCTCGCTCGGCGCGCAAGAGTTCTTGCGCGACACGCTCAAGCTCGGCTGCTGCGAAAAGCGCGCCTTCGGCCCGTTCTCGTACTTCGGGGGCAAGGGTGGCAGCGGATGGCGCATTCTCACGATGACGGGTTACCTGGAGCTTCCGAGCGGCGAGCACATCGTGTACGCGTTCATGAACCACGGATCGGCAAAGACCGTCAACACCCTCTCGGACATCCCGGCGGCCTTCGAGTGGATCAACACGGCGATCGGTCAACTCGTGCCGCAAGCGGCGGCGAAGCGTTCAGGAGCGGTTCAGGCTCGTCGGCCTTGA
- a CDS encoding DNA topoisomerase IB, protein MTSRTELLQEEYLRREGEKAGEFRYFYPDGTELADEAALARIAKLAVPPGYTDVFVSPDPDAELQAFGRDAAGRLQYRYHSDFLQEGATRKWKRLAQFARALPQVRQLTSADLRRPGLPKRKVLALMTRVLYVAHFRVGSEEYAAKNKTFGLSTLHERHVKVNGKVVEFKFKGKHGIWQHKATTDATLAANVQKILDLPGKHLWKYVDEDGAVVRLKSGDLNAYLRDVMGPFTAKDFRTWGGTLLAAEYLAEAGVADSEREARKVVVACLKAVAEDLGNTPAVVRAHYVCPVIFDRYFEGKVLDDYEPRTSREQANALEGLSRSEQALARMLDEEFKPKRRGRKLVVPSEQAAD, encoded by the coding sequence ATGACGTCACGCACGGAATTGCTGCAAGAAGAGTACTTGCGTCGAGAAGGCGAGAAGGCAGGCGAGTTCCGGTACTTCTATCCTGACGGAACCGAGCTCGCGGACGAGGCGGCGCTCGCGCGCATCGCGAAACTCGCCGTGCCGCCCGGCTACACGGACGTGTTCGTGTCGCCCGACCCGGACGCGGAATTGCAAGCGTTCGGCCGCGACGCGGCGGGGCGGTTGCAGTACCGCTACCATTCCGATTTTCTCCAGGAAGGCGCGACGCGCAAGTGGAAGCGCCTCGCCCAGTTCGCGCGCGCCCTGCCGCAAGTTCGGCAGCTCACGAGCGCCGACCTGCGCCGCCCGGGCTTGCCGAAGCGCAAGGTGCTCGCGCTCATGACGCGCGTGCTGTACGTCGCGCACTTTCGCGTCGGGTCCGAGGAGTACGCCGCGAAGAACAAGACGTTCGGCCTTTCGACATTGCACGAACGGCACGTGAAGGTGAACGGGAAGGTCGTGGAGTTCAAGTTCAAAGGCAAACACGGCATTTGGCAGCACAAGGCGACCACCGACGCCACCCTCGCCGCGAATGTTCAAAAGATCCTCGACTTGCCCGGCAAGCACTTGTGGAAGTACGTGGACGAGGACGGGGCGGTCGTTCGCTTGAAGTCGGGCGACCTCAACGCGTACTTGCGTGACGTGATGGGGCCGTTCACGGCCAAGGACTTTCGCACGTGGGGAGGCACGCTTCTCGCCGCCGAGTACCTCGCCGAGGCGGGCGTCGCCGACAGCGAGCGCGAGGCGCGCAAAGTCGTCGTGGCTTGCCTCAAGGCGGTCGCGGAGGATCTCGGCAACACTCCGGCGGTCGTGCGGGCGCACTACGTCTGCCCCGTGATTTTCGACCGCTACTTCGAAGGCAAGGTGCTCGACGACTACGAGCCGCGCACGTCGCGCGAACAAGCCAACGCCCTCGAGGGACTGTCCCGCTCCGAACAAGCGCTGGCGCGCATGCTCGACGAGGAGTTCAAGCCCAAACGTCGCGGCCGCAAACTCGTGGTGCCAAGCGAGCAGGCCGCCGACTGA
- a CDS encoding metal ABC transporter permease produces the protein MNWLLEPLHYEFFTRALLGVTLVSVMCAVIGVYVVLRGLSYIGDAMSHAVFPGIVAAFLLKTNLLLGAVVAAVLTSLGIGFVSNRSGLKQDSAIGIVFVGMFALGVALLSRAQTYAVDLANFLVGNPLGVSRADLLTSAGVTALIACVLAAFHKELVLLAFDPTEARAIGLPVSRLNNLLLVLIGLVVVLTIQLVGTTLSVSLLVTSSATARLLTRGLRSMMLVAALLGVSAGAVGLYASYYLDLAPGATIVLANTVMFLLVLLTRRKA, from the coding sequence GTGAACTGGCTGCTCGAACCCCTTCACTACGAGTTTTTCACGCGGGCCCTGCTCGGGGTCACGCTCGTGTCCGTCATGTGCGCCGTTATCGGCGTGTACGTCGTGCTGCGCGGCTTGTCGTACATCGGGGACGCGATGAGCCACGCGGTCTTTCCGGGAATCGTCGCGGCGTTTTTGCTGAAGACGAACTTGCTGCTCGGCGCGGTCGTCGCGGCGGTCCTGACGTCGCTCGGCATCGGCTTCGTGTCGAACCGCAGCGGTTTGAAGCAGGACAGCGCGATCGGGATCGTGTTCGTGGGAATGTTCGCCTTGGGCGTGGCCTTGCTGTCGCGCGCCCAAACTTACGCCGTGGACCTGGCGAACTTCCTCGTCGGCAATCCTCTCGGTGTGTCCCGCGCCGATCTGCTGACTTCCGCCGGGGTCACGGCCCTCATCGCCTGCGTGCTTGCCGCGTTTCACAAGGAACTCGTGCTGCTCGCCTTCGATCCGACGGAAGCGCGCGCCATCGGCCTGCCCGTGTCGCGGCTCAACAATCTGCTGCTGGTCCTGATCGGACTCGTCGTGGTGCTGACGATTCAACTCGTCGGAACGACCCTCTCGGTGAGCTTGCTGGTGACGTCTTCGGCGACGGCTCGTCTGCTGACGCGCGGATTGCGCTCGATGATGCTCGTGGCGGCGTTGCTGGGCGTCTCGGCGGGCGCGGTGGGTCTTTACGCGTCGTACTACCTCGATCTCGCTCCGGGCGCGACGATCGTCTTGGCGAACACCGTGATGTTTCTGCTCGTTTTGCTGACGCGCCGCAAAGCTTAA
- a CDS encoding 2Fe-2S iron-sulfur cluster-binding protein: MPTLDVAGYGSFEVESDVRLVLALERAGVDILHRCGGQARCTTCRVEFTSGEPERMTVAERAVLESKGLLGTARLSCQMTCDRDMTLRPVQTTANSGLEPGKAPAEGIEPEPQWIQPS; encoded by the coding sequence ATGCCGACCCTTGACGTGGCTGGATACGGAAGCTTCGAAGTCGAATCAGACGTGCGCCTCGTGCTCGCCTTGGAGCGCGCGGGCGTGGACATTTTGCATCGCTGCGGCGGGCAGGCTCGCTGCACGACGTGCCGCGTCGAGTTCACGAGCGGCGAACCCGAGCGAATGACGGTCGCCGAGCGTGCCGTGCTGGAAAGCAAGGGATTGCTGGGTACGGCGCGCTTGTCGTGCCAGATGACGTGCGACCGCGACATGACGCTGCGCCCCGTGCAAACGACCGCGAACTCCGGCTTGGAGCCCGGAAAGGCTCCGGCCGAAGGCATCGAGCCCGAGCCTCAGTGGATTCAACCGTCTTGA
- a CDS encoding LptF/LptG family permease, which translates to MTRVTRYVLAEILPLLAGGTVAVILFFLLGALYDVLAPLIAKGAAPLLVAQLAAYAVPLGLSTGLPLGLLFAVLLGLSRLASDSELKGLSAGGFSATRLLWPLLGLALLVAVLSFLNGETLVPRAAVQAQQTGREILLDNPRVLGLDQAKTVLRDALGRAYSFDRVLDDGRFEGVRIVQTEEGGPPKEVFTAARGRVDLKTGTLRLEDGQRVTYQGAQPIMIMTFSSVDLPVQDLQANLQVGNSSLAPVNLSLAELRTRITEVKKNGGVAYLEATALQRKFAQPLAALAFAFFGVALALFSFRSGTSVGFVWVVLLTFAYYATSSVFRVMGEQGALDPALAAWAPNLLYLAAGGGLLIAAHRR; encoded by the coding sequence ATGACGCGCGTCACACGCTACGTCCTCGCCGAGATCCTGCCGCTGCTCGCGGGGGGTACGGTCGCCGTGATTTTGTTCTTTTTGCTGGGCGCGTTGTACGACGTTCTCGCACCGCTCATTGCGAAGGGAGCGGCGCCGCTGCTCGTCGCGCAACTCGCCGCGTATGCCGTGCCGCTCGGGCTCTCGACGGGCTTGCCGCTCGGATTGCTGTTCGCCGTGCTGCTGGGCTTGTCACGGCTCGCGTCCGATTCGGAGCTCAAGGGCTTGTCCGCCGGCGGCTTTTCCGCCACGCGGCTGTTGTGGCCGTTGTTGGGTTTGGCGCTGCTCGTCGCGGTCCTGAGCTTCCTCAACGGCGAGACGCTCGTGCCGCGCGCCGCCGTCCAAGCTCAGCAGACGGGCCGCGAGATCCTGCTCGACAATCCGCGCGTGCTGGGTTTGGATCAAGCGAAGACCGTCTTGCGCGACGCCCTCGGCCGCGCTTACAGCTTCGACCGCGTGCTGGACGACGGGCGGTTCGAAGGCGTGCGGATCGTGCAGACCGAGGAAGGCGGGCCGCCGAAGGAAGTGTTCACGGCGGCACGCGGACGCGTCGATCTCAAGACGGGAACCCTGCGCCTCGAGGACGGTCAGCGTGTCACGTACCAAGGCGCGCAACCCATCATGATCATGACGTTCTCGTCCGTCGATTTGCCCGTGCAGGACCTTCAAGCGAACTTGCAAGTCGGCAATTCCTCGCTCGCCCCGGTGAACTTGTCGCTCGCCGAGTTACGAACGCGCATCACGGAAGTCAAGAAGAACGGCGGAGTGGCCTACTTGGAGGCGACGGCGCTGCAACGCAAGTTCGCGCAGCCGCTCGCCGCTCTGGCCTTCGCGTTCTTCGGGGTGGCCCTGGCGCTCTTCTCGTTTCGTAGTGGCACGAGCGTCGGCTTCGTGTGGGTGGTGCTGTTGACCTTCGCGTACTACGCGACGTCCAGCGTCTTTCGCGTGATGGGCGAGCAAGGCGCGCTCGACCCGGCTCTCGCCGCGTGGGCGCCCAACTTGCTGTACCTCGCGGCGGGCGGCGGCTTGTTGATCGCCGCTCATCGGCGTTGA